The following proteins come from a genomic window of Methylorubrum populi:
- a CDS encoding NAD(P)(+) transhydrogenase (Re/Si-specific) subunit beta, giving the protein MSENVSSLLYIVSGVLFIMALRGLSHPTTARQGNLYGMVGMGLAILTTLVGHPPSGFGAWILVLLGLGLGGGAGAVIAKRVPMTAMPQLVAAFHSLVGLAAVAVAAGALYAPQAFGILENGHFHKQSLFEMGLGVAIGAITFTGSVIAFAKLDGRMSGKPIMLPGRHIINLAMAIGLVVLIAIFIGTESKAVFWLIVIVSLVLGGLIIIPIGGADMPVVVSMLNSYSGWAAAGIGFTLGNLALIITGSLVGSSGAILSYIMCHAMNRSFISVILGGFGGDSAAAAGGGQVETRPVKQGSPDDAAYIMKNAEKVIIVPGYGMAVAQAQHSLREMADMLKKEGVDVKYAIHPVAGRMPGHMNVLLAEANVPYDEVFELEDINGEFPQADVAFVIGANDVTNPAAKTDKASPIYGMPILDVEKAKTVLFIKRGMGSGYAGVENEVFFRDNTMMLFGDAKKVVDSILKNL; this is encoded by the coding sequence ATGTCGGAAAACGTCTCTTCCCTTCTCTACATCGTCTCCGGCGTCCTGTTCATCATGGCGCTGCGGGGGCTCTCGCACCCGACGACCGCTCGTCAGGGCAACCTCTACGGCATGGTGGGCATGGGTCTCGCCATCCTCACCACGCTGGTCGGCCATCCGCCATCCGGCTTCGGCGCCTGGATCCTCGTTCTCCTCGGCTTGGGCCTCGGCGGCGGCGCGGGTGCGGTGATCGCCAAGCGGGTGCCGATGACGGCGATGCCGCAGCTCGTCGCCGCCTTCCACTCGCTGGTCGGCCTCGCGGCGGTCGCGGTGGCGGCCGGTGCGCTCTACGCGCCCCAGGCCTTCGGCATCCTCGAGAACGGCCACTTCCACAAGCAGTCGCTGTTCGAGATGGGTCTCGGCGTGGCCATCGGCGCGATCACCTTCACCGGTTCGGTCATCGCCTTCGCCAAGCTCGACGGGCGCATGTCCGGCAAGCCGATCATGCTGCCGGGCCGGCACATCATCAACCTCGCCATGGCGATCGGTCTGGTGGTGCTGATCGCCATCTTCATCGGCACCGAGTCGAAGGCGGTGTTCTGGCTGATCGTGATCGTGTCGCTGGTGCTCGGCGGCCTGATCATCATCCCGATCGGCGGCGCCGACATGCCCGTCGTCGTGTCGATGCTCAACTCCTACTCGGGCTGGGCGGCGGCCGGCATCGGCTTCACCCTGGGCAACCTCGCGCTCATCATCACCGGCTCGCTGGTCGGCTCGTCGGGCGCGATCCTGTCCTACATCATGTGCCACGCGATGAACCGCTCGTTCATCTCGGTGATCCTCGGCGGCTTCGGCGGTGACTCCGCCGCGGCGGCCGGCGGCGGCCAAGTCGAGACGCGCCCCGTCAAGCAGGGCTCGCCGGACGACGCGGCCTACATCATGAAGAACGCCGAGAAGGTCATCATCGTGCCGGGCTACGGCATGGCGGTCGCCCAGGCGCAGCACTCGCTGCGCGAGATGGCCGACATGCTGAAGAAGGAAGGCGTCGACGTGAAGTACGCCATCCACCCGGTGGCGGGCCGCATGCCGGGGCACATGAACGTGCTCCTCGCGGAAGCCAACGTGCCCTACGACGAGGTGTTCGAGCTTGAGGACATCAACGGCGAGTTCCCGCAGGCCGACGTGGCCTTCGTGATCGGCGCCAACGACGTCACCAACCCGGCCGCCAAGACCGACAAGGCCTCGCCGATCTACGGCATGCCGATCCTCGACGTGGAGAAGGCCAAGACGGTCCTCTTCATCAAGCGCGGCATGGGCTCGGGCTATGCCGGCGTCGAGAACGAGGTGTTCTTCCGCGACAACACCATGATGCTGTTTGGCGACGCCAAGAAGGTCGTCGACAGCATCCTCAAGAACCTCTGA
- the recJ gene encoding single-stranded-DNA-specific exonuclease RecJ: MVAPVSAAMSLASPLDPSRPFLDVAASVLGRPWRERCGEPGLQALATTMTQAYGLPDLLARVLVGRGVRPAEAEAYLSPRLRDLMPDPAVLVDMEAAVDRLAHAVRTREAVAIFGDYDVDGASSAALLAEYLRALGVPVRIHIPDRITEGYGPNVGAVTALREEGAGLLVCVDCGTAGHEPLAAAAALGLDVIVLDHHGAPETLPTTRALVNPNRLDDLSGLGHLCAAGVVFMTLVGLARRLRGAGTFGASAEPRLTDFLDLVALATVADVVPLTGLNRAFVVQGLAVMRGRGRPGLAALLDAAGLSEPPEAWHLGFLVGPRINAGGRIGEAGLGARLLTTADPLEARRIADELDRLNRERQAIEAQAVAEAEAEMDARLARDPDRPVLIAASREWHPGIVGLVAARLKERFGRPAFAFAVKPDGSAVGSGRSVIGADLGSAVRNAVEAGLAVKGGGHAMAAGVTLPPGALKTFGESLSRDLTEAVGRARAAEALLIDGTVSAGGTTAELVRLIQRAGPFGQGAPEPVMALPRHRLVDAGVVGNGHVRARLVSGDGQAVGAIAFRAAQGPLGAALLGGIGRTFHIAGTLSCDRWRGAERAQVRICDLAACG; encoded by the coding sequence ATGGTCGCCCCCGTGTCCGCCGCCATGTCCCTCGCTTCCCCCCTCGACCCGTCCCGCCCGTTCCTCGACGTGGCCGCCTCGGTCCTCGGGCGGCCCTGGCGTGAGCGCTGCGGCGAACCCGGTCTGCAGGCCCTCGCGACGACCATGACCCAGGCCTACGGCCTGCCAGACCTGCTGGCCCGGGTGCTCGTCGGCCGCGGCGTTCGGCCGGCGGAGGCCGAAGCCTACCTGTCTCCGCGCCTGCGCGACCTGATGCCCGACCCCGCCGTCCTCGTGGACATGGAGGCGGCGGTCGATCGGCTCGCCCATGCCGTGCGGACTCGCGAAGCGGTGGCGATCTTCGGCGATTACGACGTCGACGGCGCGTCGAGCGCGGCCCTGCTCGCCGAGTACCTGCGGGCGCTCGGCGTGCCGGTGCGAATCCACATCCCCGACCGCATCACGGAAGGCTACGGCCCGAATGTCGGCGCCGTCACGGCCTTGCGCGAGGAGGGAGCCGGTCTGCTCGTCTGCGTCGATTGCGGCACCGCCGGCCACGAGCCGCTCGCCGCCGCCGCGGCACTCGGCCTCGACGTGATCGTGCTCGACCATCACGGCGCGCCGGAGACATTGCCGACGACCCGCGCTCTGGTGAATCCGAACCGGCTCGACGACCTGTCCGGCCTCGGACATCTCTGCGCCGCGGGCGTCGTCTTCATGACCCTGGTCGGGCTCGCCCGCCGGTTGCGGGGGGCGGGTACTTTCGGGGCCTCGGCCGAGCCGCGGCTCACCGACTTCCTCGATCTCGTGGCGCTCGCCACCGTCGCGGACGTGGTACCGCTCACCGGACTCAACCGTGCCTTCGTCGTCCAGGGGCTCGCGGTGATGCGCGGGCGCGGACGGCCGGGGCTGGCGGCCTTGCTCGACGCGGCCGGACTGAGCGAGCCGCCGGAGGCATGGCATCTCGGCTTCCTCGTCGGGCCGCGCATCAACGCGGGCGGACGCATCGGCGAGGCCGGCCTCGGCGCGCGCCTGCTCACCACAGCCGATCCGCTGGAGGCGCGCCGAATCGCCGATGAACTCGACCGGCTCAACCGCGAGCGGCAGGCGATCGAGGCGCAAGCCGTCGCCGAGGCCGAGGCGGAGATGGATGCACGCCTCGCCCGCGATCCAGACCGTCCGGTGCTCATCGCCGCCTCGCGCGAATGGCATCCCGGAATCGTCGGCCTCGTCGCCGCACGGCTCAAGGAGCGGTTCGGGCGGCCGGCCTTCGCCTTCGCGGTCAAGCCGGATGGCAGTGCCGTCGGCTCCGGCCGTTCCGTCATCGGAGCGGATCTGGGAAGCGCCGTGCGCAATGCGGTCGAGGCTGGCCTCGCGGTCAAAGGGGGCGGGCACGCCATGGCCGCGGGGGTGACGCTGCCGCCCGGCGCCCTCAAAACGTTCGGTGAAAGCCTGTCGCGCGACCTCACCGAGGCGGTCGGCCGGGCGCGGGCTGCCGAGGCCCTGCTGATCGACGGGACGGTGAGCGCCGGCGGCACGACCGCTGAACTGGTTCGCCTGATTCAGCGGGCGGGTCCTTTCGGCCAGGGGGCGCCCGAGCCGGTGATGGCACTCCCTCGCCACCGCCTCGTCGATGCGGGGGTCGTTGGCAACGGGCACGTCCGCGCACGCCTCGTCAGCGGCGATGGGCAGGCCGTCGGCGCCATCGCCTTCCGCGCGGCCCAGGGTCCACTGGGCGCTGCCCTGCTCGGCGGCATCGGCCGCACTTTCCATATCGCCGGAACGCTCTCGTGCGACCGTTGGCGCGGTGCGGAGCGCGCGCAGGTTCGAATCTGCGACCTAGCCGCCTGTGGATAG
- a CDS encoding Crp/Fnr family transcriptional regulator — protein sequence MSNPLVRKLENFVRLSLEEKQALEKIAQPTRRLGAREDVIRDGERPRHVNVVLEGWACRYKQLEDGRRQVISIFLPGDLCDPHVFVLRKMDHSLGTLTPVVLAEVSETAIRDIALQYPRVAEALWWEMLVTAAIQREWTVSLGQRLATERLGHLFCELFLRLRAVGMTSETSCEFPITQADLGDAMGLSTVHINRTLKELRAAGLIRLRGRQLTIPDFPALQSASLFDPSYLHYERDPSAIDDD from the coding sequence GTGTCCAACCCGCTCGTCCGTAAGCTGGAAAACTTCGTTCGCCTGTCTCTCGAAGAGAAGCAGGCCTTGGAGAAGATTGCTCAGCCGACACGAAGACTGGGCGCGCGTGAAGATGTAATCCGCGATGGCGAGCGGCCTCGCCATGTCAACGTCGTCCTCGAAGGTTGGGCCTGCCGCTACAAACAACTCGAAGATGGTCGCCGACAGGTCATCTCAATTTTTCTTCCTGGCGACCTTTGTGATCCGCACGTCTTCGTACTGCGCAAGATGGATCACTCGCTCGGAACGCTGACCCCAGTCGTTCTTGCTGAAGTATCTGAGACCGCCATTCGGGATATCGCCTTGCAATACCCAAGGGTCGCGGAAGCGCTCTGGTGGGAAATGCTGGTGACGGCCGCCATCCAGCGTGAATGGACGGTGAGCCTCGGCCAGCGCCTGGCGACGGAGCGGCTCGGGCATCTTTTCTGTGAGCTGTTCCTGCGACTGCGCGCCGTCGGCATGACGAGCGAAACGAGTTGCGAGTTCCCCATCACGCAGGCCGATCTCGGTGACGCGATGGGTCTGTCGACCGTCCACATCAATCGCACGCTCAAGGAGCTGCGGGCCGCCGGGCTGATCCGCCTGCGCGGTCGTCAATTGACCATCCCGGACTTTCCGGCTCTCCAGTCAGCGTCGCTCTTCGATCCGTCTTACTTGCATTACGAACGGGATCCATCGGCAATCGACGACGATTGA
- a CDS encoding sensor histidine kinase encodes MNQDPRDARIEELEAENRRLRRFLDETGLPAELRHKVRNTLSMLRAIIRRSAETSDSLETYVAHLDGRLDALARVLNALMRSVPEGIGLHSLVADELLVHLAREGEQVVISGPNLRFRPGAAEVFAIAVHELAVNAVEHGALTVPLGRIRVTWSLSPSAVQAGSQSRLTFVWEESGLDDLPPTPPHRGFGFEVLERSLRYELKADTTLDFDPHGLRCTISLPLGSQIMAIDDEE; translated from the coding sequence ATGAACCAGGATCCGCGGGATGCACGTATCGAGGAGTTGGAGGCCGAGAACCGGCGCCTGCGCCGCTTCCTCGACGAGACCGGCCTGCCGGCAGAGCTGCGCCACAAGGTGCGCAACACCCTCTCGATGCTGCGGGCGATCATCCGCCGCTCGGCCGAGACGAGCGATTCCCTGGAAACTTATGTCGCCCATCTCGACGGGCGGCTCGATGCTCTCGCCCGCGTTCTCAACGCCTTGATGCGGAGCGTCCCCGAGGGAATCGGTCTACACTCTCTCGTCGCCGATGAGCTCCTCGTGCACCTCGCGCGCGAGGGCGAGCAGGTTGTAATTTCTGGTCCGAACCTTCGTTTCCGTCCCGGCGCCGCCGAGGTCTTCGCCATTGCGGTCCACGAACTGGCCGTGAACGCCGTCGAGCACGGTGCCTTGACCGTGCCGTTGGGGCGCATCCGCGTAACCTGGAGCCTCTCGCCTTCGGCGGTGCAGGCAGGCTCTCAATCGCGTTTGACCTTTGTCTGGGAGGAGAGCGGCCTCGACGATCTCCCGCCGACACCGCCGCATCGCGGCTTCGGCTTCGAGGTCCTCGAGCGCAGCCTGCGCTACGAGCTGAAAGCCGACACAACGCTCGATTTCGACCCGCACGGTCTGCGCTGCACGATCAGCCTGCCGCTCGGATCCCAGATCATGGCGATCGACGACGAGGAATAG
- a CDS encoding autotransporter assembly complex protein TamA, with translation MHVRMNCLLRSPAIGGVLLGFATLIALPERAHAFDLFGLFGSEEEPPAPSAGALPYNLRITGTDDSDILRALQDTSTLYRLRQDAPPDGEGLVRRAEADLRRLTDVLSGYGYYQGTVSIRIDGVPVTGETSLAAAARAAEASRARALVPVKIAVDLGPVYTLRSVRVLDPRGRPFSDEVLPERFTRTDDDVPARSATVLAREAKIVDRFRTLGHPFAKAVSRDPIVDDAAHVMDVTFTIDPGPMAGLGEVSVKATDGIDPAVIRSFIYSEPGDPYSPKAVADIRRSVARIEGLGAVRVRAGESLDAQGNLPIFVEVSERERNLIGVSARYSTVDGPGVRAYYANRNLWGGGETLRLDADIYYLGLGYDPFATQRKLAGIDTTGLGGRLSATFVKPALGGTRNDLLANAFITREVQQSYFVDAAGASVALRHRFSDTFSAQIGLDGQVGRSKDAIGTVDYRLIGVPLSVTYDSTDSLLDPTEGFRVIASAAPYPGFLGSDPGIFVAKAQGSTYYALDEERKYVLAGRLGFGSVSGARLDEIPDNFRFFAGGGGSVRGFAFRTLGPRGPFNLPIGGRSLLEASIEARIKITETIGIVPFFDAGTAFASTLPDFDERIRKAAGIGVRYYTGIGPIRADLAFPLDRIKGNRELPAALYISLGQAF, from the coding sequence ATGCATGTCCGGATGAACTGCCTGCTGCGTTCACCGGCCATCGGTGGCGTTCTCCTCGGTTTCGCGACCCTGATCGCCCTGCCGGAGCGGGCGCATGCCTTCGACCTGTTCGGGTTGTTCGGATCCGAGGAAGAGCCGCCGGCGCCGAGCGCCGGGGCGCTGCCCTACAACCTGCGGATCACCGGCACCGACGACTCGGACATTCTCCGGGCGTTGCAAGATACCTCAACGCTCTATCGCCTGCGCCAGGACGCGCCGCCGGACGGCGAGGGGCTCGTCCGGCGCGCCGAGGCGGATCTGCGGCGCCTGACAGACGTGCTCTCGGGCTACGGCTACTATCAGGGCACGGTCTCGATCCGGATCGACGGCGTGCCCGTCACGGGCGAGACCTCTCTGGCCGCCGCCGCCCGCGCCGCGGAAGCCTCGCGCGCCCGGGCGCTGGTGCCGGTGAAGATCGCGGTCGATCTCGGCCCCGTCTACACGTTGCGTAGCGTGCGCGTCCTCGATCCCCGCGGCCGACCGTTCTCGGACGAGGTGCTGCCCGAGCGCTTCACCCGCACCGACGACGACGTACCGGCCCGCTCGGCCACGGTGCTCGCCCGCGAGGCGAAGATCGTCGACCGCTTCCGCACCCTCGGCCATCCCTTCGCCAAGGCCGTCAGCCGCGATCCCATCGTCGACGACGCCGCCCACGTCATGGATGTGACCTTCACCATCGATCCCGGACCGATGGCCGGGCTCGGCGAGGTCTCGGTCAAGGCGACCGACGGCATCGACCCGGCGGTGATCCGCTCCTTCATCTATTCCGAGCCCGGCGATCCCTACTCGCCGAAGGCCGTCGCCGATATCCGCCGCTCGGTCGCCCGCATCGAGGGCCTCGGCGCGGTGCGCGTGCGCGCGGGCGAGAGCCTCGACGCCCAGGGCAACCTGCCGATCTTCGTTGAGGTGAGCGAGCGCGAACGGAACCTCATCGGCGTGTCGGCGCGCTACTCCACGGTCGATGGCCCGGGCGTGCGCGCCTACTACGCCAACCGCAACCTCTGGGGTGGCGGCGAGACCCTGCGGCTCGATGCGGACATCTACTATCTCGGCCTCGGCTACGATCCGTTCGCGACCCAGCGCAAGCTCGCCGGCATCGACACGACGGGGCTGGGCGGGCGCCTCTCCGCCACCTTCGTGAAGCCGGCGCTCGGCGGCACCCGCAACGATCTCCTGGCGAACGCCTTCATCACCCGCGAGGTGCAGCAGAGCTATTTCGTCGACGCAGCCGGCGCCTCGGTCGCCCTCCGACACCGCTTCTCCGACACCTTCTCGGCCCAGATCGGCCTCGACGGGCAGGTCGGCCGCTCGAAGGACGCCATCGGCACCGTCGATTACCGGCTGATCGGCGTGCCGCTCTCCGTCACCTACGATTCCACCGACAGCCTGCTTGACCCGACCGAGGGTTTCCGGGTGATCGCGTCCGCCGCGCCCTATCCCGGCTTCCTCGGCTCGGATCCGGGCATCTTCGTCGCGAAGGCGCAGGGCTCGACCTACTACGCGCTGGACGAGGAGCGGAAATACGTATTGGCCGGCCGCCTCGGCTTCGGCTCGGTCTCGGGGGCGCGGCTCGACGAGATCCCCGACAACTTCCGCTTCTTCGCGGGCGGCGGCGGCTCGGTGCGCGGCTTCGCCTTCCGCACCCTCGGCCCGCGCGGACCATTCAACCTGCCAATCGGCGGACGCAGCCTGCTGGAAGCCTCGATCGAGGCCCGCATCAAGATCACCGAGACCATCGGCATCGTGCCCTTCTTCGATGCGGGCACGGCCTTCGCCTCGACGCTGCCGGATTTCGATGAGCGAATCCGCAAGGCGGCGGGCATCGGCGTCCGCTACTACACCGGCATCGGTCCGATCCGCGCCGACCTCGCCTTCCCGCTCGATCGGATCAAGGGAAACCGCGAGCTGCCGGCTGCCCTGTACATCAGTCTCGGACAGGCGTTCTGA